Proteins encoded in a region of the Botrytis cinerea B05.10 chromosome 11, complete sequence genome:
- the Bcrad10 gene encoding Bcrad10, with amino-acid sequence MDDDDDFGADADFLTALAQTPVTAPSTNRVQQPTPQRVQQPTPQRLDRAPPTNNASAGPKVVQPVPQAIASRSSGSSIQVSLRQKGNPILTNLKSFPWEYSDILADYVLGTTTCALFLSLKYHRLHPEYIYNRIKGLQGKYNLRVLLTMVDIGNHEESLKELSKTSLVNNVTVILCWSALEAARYLELYKSYEHANASAIKGVESKSYGDKMVDFITVPRSINKRDAVALVDAFGSIRGAINARPEEIAVVDGWGEKKVRKWCGVVDEPFRARKAARRGLSRKETTDDGTERPEGVLDRAIPLSRVPLREMNSVVGKSIEPTHQSQNLTEESQDERIPGDDDEEAAILAAQQEEEKAAREKKKELARRDEELSGGVAAALAKLREKH; translated from the coding sequence AtggacgacgatgatgatttcgGCGCAGATGCAGATTTCCTAACAGCTCTCGCACAAACCCCTGTTACAGCTCCATCCACAAACCGCGTTCAACAACCTACCCCGCAACGCGTCCAACAGCCTACTCCACAGCGTCTTGATCGAGCACCTCCAACAAATAATGCTTCCGCAGGTCCCAAGGTTGTTCAACCAGTTCCACAAGCTATTGCATCGCGTTCTTCTGGCTCATCAATTCAAGTGTCTCTGCGGCAGAAAGGCAATCCAATACTGACGAATCTCAAATCCTTTCCATGGGAGTACTCAGATATCCTAGCCGACTATGTGCTTGGTACAACCACATGCGCGCTCTTCCTATCACTCAAATACCACCGATTACATCCcgaatatatatacaatcgGATAAAAGGTTTACAGGGTAAATACAACCTACGAGTGCTTCTCACAATGGTTGATATTGGAAATCATGAAGAGAGTTTAAAGGAATTATCCAAGACAAGTTTGGTGAATAATGTCACCGTGATATTATGCTGGTCAGCTCTTGAGGCTGCAAGATATCTTGAGTTATACAAAAGCTATGAACATGCAAATGCTAGTGCTATAAAAGGTGTCGAAAGTAAGAGTTATGGAGATAAAATGGTAGATTTCATTACCGTTCCTAGGAGTATCAATAAACGAGACGCCGTGGCATTGGTTGATGCATTTGGAAGTATCAGAGGTGCTATCAATGCAAGACCTGAGGAAATTGCTGTTGTTGACGGTTGGGGAGAGAAAAAGGTTAGAAAGTGGTGCGGTGTTGTTGATGAGCCATTCAGAGCACGAAAAGCAGCTCGTAGGGGTCTCAGCAGAAAGGAAACAACAGACGATGGGACGGAGCGGCCAGAAGGTGTTTTAGATCGTGCTATACCTCTGAGTCGTGTCCCGTTGAGAGAAATGAATTCCGTAGTAGGAAAATCAATTGAGCCCACACACCAAAGTCAAAATCTCACCGAGGAATCACAAGATGAACGGATACCAGGTGATGACGACGAAGAGGCTGCAATCTTGGCCGCtcagcaagaagaagaaaaggcagcgcgagagaagaagaaagaattggcgagaagagatgaagagctCAGTGGAGGGGTCGCTGCAGCTTTGGCAAAATTACGAGAGAAACactga
- the Bcoms1 gene encoding Bcoms1 encodes MEIIRKRMIRTGLRVNRLRCLNEINRSSNLFRHSISTTAVRTAKQKPQIPKRPSRPQQQYKTPSPRQVLNPTPPPPPPPPAEQHPLRGRKFALIGSSIAALIFAGYSSYLFVLLNREPTESSSSKVQADVSSRYDTIASTFDSEVDWTEWSMGITKMRKKLAQEAHGDVLEVSIGTGRNLEYYDWDFKGFNGVGKIQKVGGIKKGKVKSFTAVDKSGEMLEVAHEKFSTMFPGVLGVRWIVQDASEKIPGPPRNANETSGNKDAKYDTVIQTMGLCSVADPVGLLKNLGECVKEEEGRILLLEHGRAKWDWLNRALDNSAEGHAKLFGCWWNRDLGKIVEESGLEVVNIKRRHGGTTWRIELKKPKATPKDSGVGVATEEKTQQASRKGWW; translated from the exons ATGGAAATCAtcaggaagaggatgataCGCACCGGACTGAGGGTTAATCGTTTGCGTTGTTTGAATGAAATCAATCGTAGCTCTAATCTATTTCGCCACTCAATAAGCACAACGGCAGTTCGAACCGCGAAACAAAAACCTCAAATACCTAAAAGGCCTTCAAGACCTCAACAGCAATACAA AACTCCAAGTCCAAGACAAGTTTTGAACCCTACtccaccccctcctccccctccaccaGCGGAACAACATCCACTTCGAGGTAGGAAATTTGCCTTGATAGGAAGTAGTATCGCTGCCTTGATATTTGCTGGCTACTCTTCCTATTTATTTGTTCTGCTCAACAGAGAACCTACcgaatcttcttcttctaaagTTCAGGCTGATGTCTCATCCCGCTATGATACCATTGCGTCTACATTTGACTCGGAAGTTGACTGGACGGAATGGAGTATGGGAATCACGAAGATGCGCAAAAAATTGGCGCAGGAAGCACATGGAGATGTACTCGAAGTATCTATTGGTACAGGCAGAAATTTAGAGTATTATGACTGGGATTTCAAAGGGTTCAATGGTGTTgggaaaattcaaaaagtgGGTGGTATCAAGAAGGGGAAAGTTAAGAGTTTTACGGCTGTTGATAAGAGTGGTGAGATGTTGGAAGTCGCCCATGAAAAGTTCTCGACAATGTTTCCAGGGGTCTTGGGTGTGAGATGGATAGTTCAAGACGCTTCCGAGAAAATACCAGGCCCCCCTCGAAATGCAAACGAAACAAGCGGGAATAAAGATGCGAAATATGATACAGTGATTCAGACCATGGGATTGTGCTCCGTTGCCGACCCGGTAGGATTATTGAAGAATCTGGGAGAGTGCgtgaaagaagaggaagggcGCATATTATTGTTGGAACATGGAAGAGCAAAATGGGATTGGTTAAACAGAGCGTTGGACAACAGTGCAGAAGGGCATGCAAAGCTTTTCGGATGTTGGTGGAATAGAGATTTGGGAAAGATTGTCGAAGAGAGTGGGCTTGAAGTTGTGAATATTAAAAGACGACATGGCGGAACAACCTGGAGGATTGAGTTGAAAAAGCCCAAAGCCACACCAAAAGACAGTGGCGTGGGAGTTGCGACAGAAGAAAAGACACAGCAGGCAAGCAGAAAGGGATGGTGGTAA
- the Bcoms1 gene encoding Bcoms1 has protein sequence MRDFLLTPCRTPSPRQVLNPTPPPPPPPPAEQHPLRGRKFALIGSSIAALIFAGYSSYLFVLLNREPTESSSSKVQADVSSRYDTIASTFDSEVDWTEWSMGITKMRKKLAQEAHGDVLEVSIGTGRNLEYYDWDFKGFNGVGKIQKVGGIKKGKVKSFTAVDKSGEMLEVAHEKFSTMFPGVLGVRWIVQDASEKIPGPPRNANETSGNKDAKYDTVIQTMGLCSVADPVGLLKNLGECVKEEEGRILLLEHGRAKWDWLNRALDNSAEGHAKLFGCWWNRDLGKIVEESGLEVVNIKRRHGGTTWRIELKKPKATPKDSGVGVATEEKTQQASRKGWW, from the coding sequence ATGCGAGATTTCCTGCTAACCCCCTGCAGAACTCCAAGTCCAAGACAAGTTTTGAACCCTACtccaccccctcctccccctccaccaGCGGAACAACATCCACTTCGAGGTAGGAAATTTGCCTTGATAGGAAGTAGTATCGCTGCCTTGATATTTGCTGGCTACTCTTCCTATTTATTTGTTCTGCTCAACAGAGAACCTACcgaatcttcttcttctaaagTTCAGGCTGATGTCTCATCCCGCTATGATACCATTGCGTCTACATTTGACTCGGAAGTTGACTGGACGGAATGGAGTATGGGAATCACGAAGATGCGCAAAAAATTGGCGCAGGAAGCACATGGAGATGTACTCGAAGTATCTATTGGTACAGGCAGAAATTTAGAGTATTATGACTGGGATTTCAAAGGGTTCAATGGTGTTgggaaaattcaaaaagtgGGTGGTATCAAGAAGGGGAAAGTTAAGAGTTTTACGGCTGTTGATAAGAGTGGTGAGATGTTGGAAGTCGCCCATGAAAAGTTCTCGACAATGTTTCCAGGGGTCTTGGGTGTGAGATGGATAGTTCAAGACGCTTCCGAGAAAATACCAGGCCCCCCTCGAAATGCAAACGAAACAAGCGGGAATAAAGATGCGAAATATGATACAGTGATTCAGACCATGGGATTGTGCTCCGTTGCCGACCCGGTAGGATTATTGAAGAATCTGGGAGAGTGCgtgaaagaagaggaagggcGCATATTATTGTTGGAACATGGAAGAGCAAAATGGGATTGGTTAAACAGAGCGTTGGACAACAGTGCAGAAGGGCATGCAAAGCTTTTCGGATGTTGGTGGAATAGAGATTTGGGAAAGATTGTCGAAGAGAGTGGGCTTGAAGTTGTGAATATTAAAAGACGACATGGCGGAACAACCTGGAGGATTGAGTTGAAAAAGCCCAAAGCCACACCAAAAGACAGTGGCGTGGGAGTTGCGACAGAAGAAAAGACACAGCAGGCAAGCAGAAAGGGATGGTGGTAA
- the Bcerg13 gene encoding Bcerg13, with the protein MSARPQNIGIKAIEIYFPSQCVAQEELEKFDGVSAGKYTIGLGQTKMSFCDDREDIYSFALTVTSRLLSKYSIDTKTIGRLEVGTETLLDKSKSVKSVLMQLFGDNSNIEGIDTVNACYGGTNAVFNAVNWVESSAWDGRDAIVVAGDIALYAKGAARPTGGAGAVAMLIGPNAPVVVEPGLRGSYMQHAYDFYKPDLTSEYPIVDGHFSLRCYTEAVDACYKAYNKREQTLKPLANGHTNGAVAEESTKTPLDRFDYMAFHAPTCKLVSKSYARMLYNDYLANPTASAFADVPAELRDMDYAKSLSDKVVEKTFMGLTKKRFNERVQPSIQVPTFCGNMYTASVYGGLVGLLSNVDSAALQGKRIGIFSYGSGLAASLFSLKINGSTEAISKALNLQERLDARRTVAPEVYEEFCALRKEAHLQKSYTPKGSPDTIVEGTYYLKSVDEMFRREYEIKA; encoded by the exons ATGTCTGCTCGTCCTCAAAACATCGGCATCAAGGCCATTGAAATTTACTTCCCAAGTCAG TGTGTTGCTCAAGAAGAACTCGAGAAATTCGATGGCGTTAGTGCGGGAAAATACACAATTGGTCTTGGTCAAACTAAGATGAGCTTCTGCGACGATAGAGAAG ATATTTACTCTTTTGCCTTGACCGTTACCTCGCGCCTTCTCAGCAAGTACAGCATTGATACCAAAACCATTGGACGTCTTGAGGTCGGTACAGAGACTCTTCTCGACAAATCGAAATCCGTAAAATCAGTTCTTATGCAATTGTTTGGAGATAACTCGAATATTGAGGGAATTGACACTGTTAATGCATGCTACGGTGGTACCAACGCCGTTTTCAACGCTGTCAACTGGGTAGAATCATCTGCATGGGATGGAAGAGACGCCATTGTCGTTGCTGGAGATATTGCTCTATATGCCAAGGGTGCTGCACGTCCAACTGGAGGTGCTGGAGCTGTTGCCATGTTGATTGGACCAAATGCTCCAGTTGTTGTCGAGCCTGGTCTTCGCGGATCCTACATGCAACATGCCTACGATTTCTACAAGCCAGATCTTACAAGTGAATACCCAATCGTTGACGGTCACTTCTCTTTGAGATGCTACACTGAAGCGGTTGATGCTTGCTACAAGGCCTACAACAAGAGAGAACAAACTCTTAAGCCTCTCGCCAACGGACATACCAATGGTGCCGTTGCCGAGGAATCAACAAAAACTCCTCTTGACCGTTTCGATTACATGGCTTTCCACGCCCCTACCTGCAAGCTCGTTTCCAAATCATACGCCCGTATGCTCTACAACGACTATCTTGCCAACCCAACCGCATCAGCTTTTGCCGATGTACCAGCTGAGTTAAGGGATATGGATTACGCCAAGTCTTTGAGCGACAAGGTCGTCGAGAAGACATTCATGGGATTGACAAAGAAGCGTTTCAACGAGCGTGTTCAGCCTAGTATCCAAGTCCCAACATTCTGTGGAAACATGTACACTGCCAGTGTTTATGGTGGATTGGTTGGTTTGTTGAGCAATGTTGATAGTGCCGCCCTTCAAGGAAAGAGAATCGGTATTTTCAGTTATGGAAGTGGTTTGGCTGCAAGTTTGTTCTCATTAAAGATCAACGGCTCCACTGAGGCCATTTCAAAGGCTTTGAACTTGCAAGAAAGACTCGATGCTCGCAGAACCGTCGCCCCAGAAGTTTACGAAGAG TTCTGCGCTCTCCGCAAGGAAGCCCATCTCCAAAAGTCATACACACCCAAGGGTAGCCCAGATACCATTGTCGAGGGTACCTACTACCTCAAGAGCGTCGACGAGATGTTCCGCAgagaatatgaaatcaaggcataa
- the Bcpex14 gene encoding Bcpex14, with protein sequence MAIREDLVVSAVTFLQDPSVSASPLENRIAFLQSKNLTQEEVDAALGRASGEQSPAPQNYSNYAPQQQVVRQPQPGYGGYQQYPWQQPPPPEVPKRDWRDWFIMATVTGGIGYGAYFLAKRYIYPVIAPPTPPQLEQDKKEIDDSFEKAFSLLDQLAKDTETLKTTEQERTERLDIALTEVETVINELKSASRRRDEESRRMGDEVRGLKDLIPRAMEGQKEVTDSRLKELAVEMKSLKTLMGQRMNPTPAINPTSNMTPYNRIQSSAVPSTPTPITSITTPSISTPAADSPTETSTPRPASVGTSSGTEAVASVQGRNVTPFNFSTGASAGGAKIPAWQMAAATKSTSSIPTTTTTNGTPEASGSAQA encoded by the exons ATGGCGATTCGTGAGGATCTTGTGGTATCTGCT GTTACAT TTCTTCAGGACCCAAGTGTCTCTGCATCACCCTTGGAGAATCGAATCGCGTTTTTGCAATCAAAAAATCTTACACAGGAGGAAGTCGATGCGGCATTAGGAAGAGCCAGCGGCGAACAATCGCCAGCACCACAGAACTATTCGAATTATGCACCACAACAACAAGTCGTAAGACAACCTCAGCCTGGGTATGGGGGctatcaacaatatccatGGCAACAGCCTCCCCCGCCCGAAGTACCAAAACGAGACTGGAGAGATTGGTTTATCATGGCCACGGTAACGGGTGGCATAGGATACGGAGCATATTTTCTGGCTAAG CGTTATATCTATCCAGTAATCGCTCCTCCCACGCCTCCTCAACTGGAACAAGATAAGAAGGAGATTGACGATTCTTTCGAAAAAGCATTCTCTCTCCTTGACCAGTTAGCTAAAGATACCGAAACTCTCAAGACAACCGAGCAAGAACGAACAGAGCGATTAGACATAGCCTTAACCGAAGTAGAGACTGTGATTAACGAACTGAAATCTGCGAGCCGAAGAAGGGATGAAGAATCTCGACGTATGGGCGATGAGGTCAGGGGGCTCAAGGATTTAATACCCAGAGCCATGGAAGGTCAGAAGGAAGTGACAGACAGTAGATTGAAAGAGTTGGCTGTGGAaatgaagagtttgaagaCATTGATGGGTCAAAGAATGAATCCAACCCCGGCAATTAACCCAACCTCGAATATGACTCCATACAACAGAATTCAAAGTTCGGCTGTACCATCGACTCCTACTCCAATCACTTCGATTACCACTCCTAGCATCTCTACTCCTGCCGCTGATTCACCCACTGAAACCAGCACTCCACGCCCAGCATCAGTCGGTACCAGCTCAGGTACTGAAGCCGTAGCATCTGTTCAAGGTCGAAATGTCACTCCATTCAATTTCAGTACAGGTGCATCGGCAGGAGGAGCAAAAATTCCAGCATGGCAAATGGCAGCTGCAACTAAGAGCACTAGCTCTATTCCAaccactaccaccacaaATGGGACACCAGAAGCAAGCGGGTCAGCTCAGGCATAA
- the Bcpex14 gene encoding Bcpex14, translated as MATVTGGIGYGAYFLAKRYIYPVIAPPTPPQLEQDKKEIDDSFEKAFSLLDQLAKDTETLKTTEQERTERLDIALTEVETVINELKSASRRRDEESRRMGDEVRGLKDLIPRAMEGQKEVTDSRLKELAVEMKSLKTLMGQRMNPTPAINPTSNMTPYNRIQSSAVPSTPTPITSITTPSISTPAADSPTETSTPRPASVGTSSGTEAVASVQGRNVTPFNFSTGASAGGAKIPAWQMAAATKSTSSIPTTTTTNGTPEASGSAQA; from the exons ATGGCCACGGTAACGGGTGGCATAGGATACGGAGCATATTTTCTGGCTAAG CGTTATATCTATCCAGTAATCGCTCCTCCCACGCCTCCTCAACTGGAACAAGATAAGAAGGAGATTGACGATTCTTTCGAAAAAGCATTCTCTCTCCTTGACCAGTTAGCTAAAGATACCGAAACTCTCAAGACAACCGAGCAAGAACGAACAGAGCGATTAGACATAGCCTTAACCGAAGTAGAGACTGTGATTAACGAACTGAAATCTGCGAGCCGAAGAAGGGATGAAGAATCTCGACGTATGGGCGATGAGGTCAGGGGGCTCAAGGATTTAATACCCAGAGCCATGGAAGGTCAGAAGGAAGTGACAGACAGTAGATTGAAAGAGTTGGCTGTGGAaatgaagagtttgaagaCATTGATGGGTCAAAGAATGAATCCAACCCCGGCAATTAACCCAACCTCGAATATGACTCCATACAACAGAATTCAAAGTTCGGCTGTACCATCGACTCCTACTCCAATCACTTCGATTACCACTCCTAGCATCTCTACTCCTGCCGCTGATTCACCCACTGAAACCAGCACTCCACGCCCAGCATCAGTCGGTACCAGCTCAGGTACTGAAGCCGTAGCATCTGTTCAAGGTCGAAATGTCACTCCATTCAATTTCAGTACAGGTGCATCGGCAGGAGGAGCAAAAATTCCAGCATGGCAAATGGCAGCTGCAACTAAGAGCACTAGCTCTATTCCAaccactaccaccacaaATGGGACACCAGAAGCAAGCGGGTCAGCTCAGGCATAA